In Pseudomonas sp. PDM14, a genomic segment contains:
- a CDS encoding helix-turn-helix domain-containing protein: MSYAAPRAILEPVSRGATRAPATGRLPGWRVRLAKQLIRTHLSQGISVDALASACGLSRSHFARAFKASTGYSPQDWLRRERVALAKTLICTTELTLTQIAVECGFFDQAHFSRFFSRIVGTNPLAWRRSVSRLAPMMVATDEWVQVVSGAAVRLGVLPPLPGLWRGSRL; encoded by the coding sequence TCAGCCGCGGCGCAACACGCGCCCCCGCCACTGGCCGCCTGCCAGGCTGGCGGGTACGCCTGGCCAAGCAGCTGATTCGCACGCACCTCAGCCAGGGCATCAGCGTCGACGCGCTGGCCAGTGCCTGCGGCCTCTCGCGCAGCCACTTCGCCCGCGCCTTCAAGGCCAGCACCGGGTACAGCCCGCAGGACTGGTTGCGCCGCGAGCGCGTGGCGCTGGCCAAGACACTGATCTGCACCACCGAGCTGACGCTGACGCAGATCGCCGTGGAGTGCGGCTTCTTCGACCAGGCGCATTTCTCGCGATTCTTCAGCCGCATCGTCGGCACCAATCCGCTCGCCTGGCGGCGCAGCGTGTCGCGCCTGGCACCGATGATGGTGGCGACGGACGAGTGGGTGCAGGTGGTCAGTGGTGCTGCCGTGCGCCTGGGGGTGCTGCCGCCGTTGCCGGGGCTCTGGCGCGGCAGCCGGCTCTAG